The DNA segment GTCTGTGCTGCTGCTTGGCTAAGTAGCTGCTTGGCTCTTTCACGCCCTCGGGTGCTTTCGCCATTTTGATTTCAGCCAGCTGCTCCACTAATCCACTGTCTTGATGGATTTGGAAAACATTATCCCCTTGCCAATAGGCGATATCGCCATTGTTCAGGTAACGCAGGCCACTGATGGCAGTGCGCTGACGGGTAAGCTGGGTGATTTTGCCAGAGCTTAAATGCTTAACAAAAATATTGCCTTGGTAGAGATACGCCTTATTGGCCTTAGCACTGTCTAACACACCAAACTGTTGGTCCGCCGCGTGTAGTTTATCTATGGCCAGTTCAACGGCGCGGCTGTCATTAATACCCTGCTGATAATAATTGCGTAGCGGCGATGCGCTAGGTTGGCGGGCGAAGAAAACGCTCTGGCTGTCATCGCTCCAGTAGGCTTCCTTAGCGAAAATCCCCATCCAATCGGGGTTCGCCATAATTTGATTCAGCGTAAGGGGTTGTGAAACTTGGGGAGGCTGAGCTAAAGGGACTTGATAAGCCTGTGGTGTGGTCGCGGGAGTCGCCGTTTCAGTTGAGGTTGCGGCGCAACTCGTCAATACCGCAACGGCTAACGCACTTAAACCCAAATTTCGCATTACGCTGTTCATTCGTCCTTCCTTTTATTGTTATCGCAATCCTGCAAACGCAGCGGACTATCCCCACAACGCTCGCAGCTAGACGTAGTTTGGCGGCATTTATATCACACTTAGGCGACATGTTTGCTTAAAAGGAGGAGAAATCTTGTAACAAAGCTTAGGGCGTGTTGACGTTTCGAAATTAAATTTTGTTCGCTCAGGCAAGCTCGTGCTCGCGAAACGAGGAATGATATGTAGTTATTCTACTCAAATGACGAGCTGCTCTAATTACCGCAAGTAAGAGCAAGGGCTTGCCAGACAAACCCTTCGGGCAGCGTTTGGCGGGCGTTTCTGCCGCGTTATCGTCCGTTTATGTAGAATAACTACACTACACGGACTTTGCCTTGCATAAACGCACGCCACATAGCTGCAAAAATAACCCTGAAACGTAAACACGCCCTAGAACTGAATGGATCTTTTCGATTAAGCCAAAGCCGATTGCGACAAGAAGTTTGCCAACAATTCATGGCCTTGCTCGGTCAAAATTGACTCGGGGTGAAATTGCACACCAAAGAGTGGCAGCTGCTTATGGCTCATGGCCATAATTTCGCGCCCATGGGTTGGGTCGTCAAACCAAGCATCTAACACAAATCCCTCAGGGACAGCATCGACCAACAATGAATGGTAGCGTGTTACAGTTAATGGTTGATTTAACCCTTTGAATAAGCGCTCGCCTGTATGGCCAATCGCACTGACTTTGCCATGCATCACTCGTTGCGCTCGCACAACCTTAGCACCAAACACCTGCGCCATGGCTTGATGCCCTAAACACACACCTAGGATAGGTAAACGCGTAGCAAAATGCTCAATCGCCACGAGGGAAATCCCCGCTTCATTGGGCGAACAAGGCCCGGGAGAGATAACTAAATGGCTCGGTGCCAGCGCCTCGATTTCCGCTAAGCTGATTTCATCATTGCGTTTAACCACGATCTCTTGCCCTAACTGCTGAAAATACTGCACTAAGTTAAAGGTGAAAGAGTCGTAATTGTCGATCATTAGCAACATACAAAATCCATTGGCTCAAATGGTAAGTCGATGCATTCCACGGCTGAAATGCGGCGCAAATGCTATCACAGGCCTTTGCGCGGATTAAACCTTTATCCAATAAAAAAGCCAGTCAACAGACTGGCTTTCAAGAGTATAGAACAGGGCGTAATTAACCTATTTAACTAAGGTTAAATGACTGCGACGTTTAGGAGGCTCATCCGTAGGTTCGGTTGGCTTCTCGTTTGTCTCGATAACAGACAAAGTCGATTCGGCTTCCTCTTCGACTAAGTACGCGTCTTCAATATCGAAGACAGTCCCTGCACCATTTTCACGGGCGTAAATGGCCACAATCGAGGCCATTGGCAATAATACCTGTTGAGGTACACCACCGAAACGCGCATTGAACTCCACAAATTCATTACCAATTTGCAAATTGCCCACCGCGCTGGCCGCGATATTTAATACGATCTGGCCATCCTTCACGTACTGCTGTGGTACTTGGGTGCCTTTCACAAAGGCATCCACGACAACGTGAGGCGTTAATTGGTTGTCCATCAACCAATCGTAGTAAGCCCTGAGTAAATAAGGACGATTTGGAGTCAACGCTTTCATTACATTCCCATGCGCATTTCGCGTTCAGCTTCAGTCAACGAAGCTTTAAATGATTCACGCTCGAAAATACGTGTCATGTAGGCTTTGATGTCTTTCGCTACGCGGCTGTCTAACTCGATACCTAATACAGGTAAACGCCATAATAATGGGCCGAGGTAGCAATCCGCTAAACCGAATTCTTCGCTCATAAAGTAAGGCATTTCACCAAATACTGGTGCGATTGAAAGTAAACTTTCAGTCAGTTCTTTACGGGCCGCTTCAGCGCGATCGCCTTTGCGAATACGGTCAACGAGTGAGTACCAGTCAGTATCGATGCGGTGCATCATCAAACGGCTTTGGCCGCGAGATACTGGGTAAACAGGCATCAACGGTGGATGAGGGAAAC comes from the Shewanella seohaensis genome and includes:
- the sspA gene encoding stringent starvation protein SspA, which translates into the protein MAVAANKRSVMTLFSGADDLYSHQVRIVLAEKGVTVDVLQVDPNEMPEDLLEVNPYNSVPTLLDRELVLYESRIIMEYLDERFPHPPLMPVYPVSRGQSRLMMHRIDTDWYSLVDRIRKGDRAEAARKELTESLLSIAPVFGEMPYFMSEEFGLADCYLGPLLWRLPVLGIELDSRVAKDIKAYMTRIFERESFKASLTEAEREMRMGM
- a CDS encoding ClpXP protease specificity-enhancing factor, whose protein sequence is MKALTPNRPYLLRAYYDWLMDNQLTPHVVVDAFVKGTQVPQQYVKDGQIVLNIAASAVGNLQIGNEFVEFNARFGGVPQQVLLPMASIVAIYARENGAGTVFDIEDAYLVEEEAESTLSVIETNEKPTEPTDEPPKRRSHLTLVK
- a CDS encoding anthranilate synthase component II — translated: MLLMIDNYDSFTFNLVQYFQQLGQEIVVKRNDEISLAEIEALAPSHLVISPGPCSPNEAGISLVAIEHFATRLPILGVCLGHQAMAQVFGAKVVRAQRVMHGKVSAIGHTGERLFKGLNQPLTVTRYHSLLVDAVPEGFVLDAWFDDPTHGREIMAMSHKQLPLFGVQFHPESILTEQGHELLANFLSQSALA